The Desulfuromonas versatilis genome has a segment encoding these proteins:
- a CDS encoding TVP38/TMEM64 family protein: MKEPMPAQSKKIVLVAGIAALVVLFFAFDLHRYLTLAELKARQEAFQGYYASHRLLTLAGYFLLYVSVTALSLPGAAVMTLAGAALFGFWPALFVVSFASTLGATLAFLVSRFLLRDWVQARFGARLRSVNAGIEREGAFYLFSLRLVPIFPFFVINLVMGLTPMQTLTYYWVSQLGMLPGTMVYVNAGTQLGRIENLAGILSPGLILSFVLLGLFPLVAKKLLKFFQARRAAGRPGSP, from the coding sequence ATGAAGGAACCCATGCCCGCGCAAAGCAAAAAAATCGTCCTGGTCGCCGGGATTGCCGCCCTGGTGGTCCTGTTTTTCGCCTTCGACCTGCACCGCTACCTGACCCTGGCCGAACTCAAGGCCCGCCAGGAAGCCTTCCAGGGCTACTACGCAAGCCACCGGCTGCTGACCCTGGCGGGATATTTTCTGCTGTACGTCTCGGTGACCGCCCTGTCCCTGCCCGGAGCCGCGGTGATGACCCTGGCCGGAGCCGCCCTGTTCGGCTTCTGGCCGGCGCTGTTCGTGGTCTCCTTCGCCAGTACCCTGGGGGCCACCCTGGCGTTCCTGGTCAGCCGCTTTCTGCTGCGCGACTGGGTTCAGGCCCGTTTCGGGGCCCGGCTGCGCTCGGTCAACGCCGGGATCGAAAGGGAGGGGGCCTTTTACCTCTTTTCGCTGCGCCTGGTGCCGATCTTCCCGTTTTTCGTCATCAATCTGGTCATGGGCCTGACCCCGATGCAGACGCTGACCTATTACTGGGTCAGCCAGCTGGGCATGCTGCCGGGGACCATGGTCTACGTCAATGCCGGAACCCAGCTTGGCCGGATCGAAAACCTGGCAGGCATCCTCTCCCCCGGACTGATACTCTCCTTCGTGCTGCTCGGGCTGTTCCCCCTGGTGGCCAAGAAGCTCCTCAAATTTTTCCAGGCCCGCCGGGCCGCCGGCAGACCGGGCTCCCCCTGA
- a CDS encoding toxin: MTRFSYFPTPNFTSRLEKIRQQDPPGHARILKVIDRLLANPTDADGWMHGAHHRRMKKYVGRRDYRLIYHWCELCRKQSEKLQDHCGHCHQVEDHSVIFFDVYHKNEPAHLKVV, encoded by the coding sequence ATGACCCGTTTCAGTTACTTTCCCACCCCCAATTTCACCTCCCGGCTGGAGAAGATCCGTCAGCAGGATCCCCCCGGTCATGCCCGGATTCTCAAGGTCATCGACCGGCTGCTGGCCAATCCCACCGACGCCGACGGCTGGATGCACGGGGCCCATCACCGGCGCATGAAGAAATATGTCGGGCGGCGAGATTACCGGCTGATCTACCATTGGTGCGAACTTTGCCGCAAGCAGAGTGAAAAGCTGCAGGACCATTGCGGCCACTGCCACCAGGTGGAAGACCACAGCGTGATTTTCTTCGACGTCTACCACAAGAACGAACCGGCCCACCTCAAGGTAGTGTGA